From Microtus pennsylvanicus isolate mMicPen1 chromosome 10, mMicPen1.hap1, whole genome shotgun sequence, one genomic window encodes:
- the Hlx gene encoding H2.0-like homeobox protein: protein MFAAGLAPFYASNFSLWSAAYCSSAGGPGGCSFPLDPAAVKKPSFCIADILHAGVGEPGPAAEGLVGASAALTAHLGSVHPHASFQAATRSPLRPTPVVAPSEVPTGFPQRLSPLSAAYHQHLPQQQPTQQQQSQPQPPPPPRAGSLQPPASGTRVVPHHSGSAPAPSSKDLKFGIDRILSAEFDPKVKEGNTLRDLTSLLTGGRPAGVHLAGLQPSAGQFFASLDPINEASAILSPLSSNPRNSVQHQFQDTFPGPYAVLTKDTMPQTYKRKRSWSRAVFSNLQRKGLEKRFEIQKYVTKPDRKQLAAMLGLTDAQVKVWFQNRRMKWRHSKEAQAQKDKDKEVSEKPSGGAPAEGELEERSPSRSEGEAESESSDSESLDMAPSDTERTEGTERSLHQTTVIKASAAGALLTTSSSVSGGSFSFSSVSSLGSNNTGAGSANSLGGSSSELLPAHQPSVTSNPQSPEPAQAPLAGL from the exons ATGTTCGCGGCCGGCCTGGCTCCCTTCTACGCTTCCAACTTTAGTCTCTGGTCAGCCGCGTACTGTTCCTCTGCCGGCGGCCCGGGCGGCTGCTCCTTCCCCTTGGACCCAGCGGCTGTCAAGAAGCCCTCTTTCTGCATCGCGGACATCCTGCACGCCGGCGTCGGGGAGCCGGGGCCCGCTGCCGAGGGACTCGTGGGGGCCTCGGCCGCTCTCACCGCGCACTTGGGTTCCGTGCACCCGCACGCCTCCTTCCAAGCTGCCACCAGATCCCCGCTGCGTCCCACCCCGGTGGTGGCGCCCTCAGAAGTGCCGACTGGCTTCCCTCAGCGGCTGTCCCCGCTCTCGGCAGCCTACCACCAGCATCTCCCGCAGCAACAACCGACGCAGCAGCAACAGTCACAGCCACAGCCTCCGCCTCCACCCCGGGCGGGCTCCCTGCAGCCACCGGCTTCAGGGACCCGAGTGGTCCCCCACCATAGCGGCTCCGCCCCTGCCCCCTCCAGCAAAGACCTCAAATTTGGAATCGACCGAATTTTGTCTGCAGAATTTGACCCAAAAGTCAAGGAAGGCAACACGTTGAGAG atcTCACGTCGCTGCTGACTGGTGGGCGGCCTGCAGGGGTGCACCTCGCTGGCCTGCAGCCTTCGGCTGGACAGTTCTTCGCATCTCTAGATCCCATTAACGAGGCGTCTGCTATCCTCAGCCCCTTAAGCTCCAACCCAAGAAATTCTGTTCAGCATCAATTCCAAGACACGTTTCCAG GTCCCTATGCTGTGCTCACCAAGGACACCATGCCGCAGACGTACAAGCGGAAGCGCTCCTGGTCCCGTGCGGTCTTTTCCAATCTGCAAAGGAAAGGCCTGGAGAAGAGGTTTGAGATTCAGAAGTACGTGACGAAGCCAGACCGAAAGCAGCTGGCAGCAATGCTGGGACTCACGGACGCTCAG GTGAAGGTGTGGTTCCAGAACCGGAGGATGAAATGGCGACACTCTAAGGAGGCTCAGGCGCAGAAGGACAAGGACAAGGAAGTCAGCGAAAAGCCTTCTGGGGGAGCCCCCGCCGAGGGCGAACTGGAAGAGAGAAGCCCCAGCCGTTCCGAAGGCGAGGCCGAGAGCGAGAGCAGTGACTCGGAGTCCCTGGACATGGCCCCCAGCGACACGGAACGGACTGAGGGGACTGAGCGGTCCCTGCACCAAACTACGGTCATCAAGGCCTCCGCCGCCGGCGCCCTTCTCACAACCAGCAGCAGTGTGAGCGGTGGCAGCTTCAGCTTCAGCAGCGTCAGCAGCCTGGGTAGCAACAACACCGGCGCTGGGAGTGCCAACAGCCTTGGCGGGAGCAGCTCGGAGCTGCTCCCCGCGCACCAGCCCTCAGTCACCAGCAATCCCCAGAGTCCGGAGCCTGCCCAAGCCCCGCTTGCAGGCTTATAG